A section of the Puniceicoccaceae bacterium genome encodes:
- a CDS encoding TonB-dependent receptor, translated as SFDAPEISELFGTWGNPDLTPETGSNFDIGMEQVFTDQLRGGITFFRIGMDDHIEYLRSTNQYANVDWESTGLESYLEWDVNQQLMLRVGHTWADAERKGVDDTLLFHSPEHTLSLMVDFSMLDDRLQHAITIQYVDERETWDGPVDAFTVVDWSTRFQVNEQASVWLRVENLLDETYEEILYYRAPGLGVFGGFKLEF; from the coding sequence CTTCGTTTGACGCTCCGGAAATTTCAGAACTGTTTGGAACCTGGGGGAATCCTGATCTCACGCCCGAAACTGGTAGCAACTTTGATATTGGCATGGAGCAGGTGTTTACGGATCAGCTGCGCGGTGGCATCACTTTTTTCAGGATCGGCATGGATGACCACATCGAATACCTGAGGAGTACAAATCAATACGCCAACGTCGACTGGGAAAGCACGGGCTTGGAAAGCTATCTCGAATGGGATGTGAACCAGCAGCTCATGCTGCGAGTCGGTCACACCTGGGCGGATGCCGAACGCAAGGGAGTGGACGATACACTGCTGTTTCATTCACCCGAGCACACGCTCAGCCTGATGGTGGATTTCAGCATGCTCGATGATCGCCTGCAGCATGCGATTACGATTCAATACGTAGATGAACGGGAGACCTGGGATGGTCCTGTGGATGCATTTACAGTGGTGGATTGGAGCACGCGTTTTCAAGTCAACGAGCAGGCGTCCGTTTGGTTGCGCGTCGAAAACCTCTTGGATGAAACCTATGAGGAGATCCTCTACTATCGTGCTCCGGGACTTGGGGTGTTTGGCGGGTTCAAGCTGGAATTTTGA